A region of the Electrophorus electricus isolate fEleEle1 chromosome 7, fEleEle1.pri, whole genome shotgun sequence genome:
AGGTGATGAAAAGACATTTGCAACTATAGCTATGGAGAAGCTGTACCTTATAAACTGGCAATGAAGTGCATTCTTAAGTGATATGGCTAAACATGGAGGCAACACGTACGAGCATATGCTGGATTGTTCGGGTTCTTGCGGAAACCACTCTTCTGTTCATTGGACAGGTAATAAAAGAGGAATCCAATTCCTGCAAAATATGAATGGACACAGGAGCCTTTAGGCAATGGCTGAAAAATGTGACAGTTCTGAGGAACTGTTACCATAGCACTGACATCTGTGGTGGAAgatattgttttttaaagtagaGCTATAGTGAGAATTGGGTATGTAGGTATTCTAATGGAGTAATAGTGGTTCACGCAGTTGTGTCAATAGATAATCATGGTTTTGCCCATGTTACCAAACAGCTCAAGTCATTAGTATTGTATACCAACTAATGATGTTACAATGTACAAGACATGTTAAAGAGATTTTAGTCTGATGCTGCAACgttctgtgtatttatgttgTTATAGAGCTTGTTTTTCATATTGCCTTCTGATCAGTGTGACTGATTGGGCTCACCAAAGAGCAGCAATATGGGTATGGCAGACAGGAAGTCAATGTGATTGGGCCGATGAAGGAGGAAGTAAATGGGAAGACTGGAGAAGATTGGTATCCAGATATATTCGCCCAGAATCATCAAGAAACCAACAGACTCCTCAGTGAACTCTTTAGTGGGTAAAACAGAGTCctgaaaaaacaacagaagtatttgtttttaaaggtgtCTAATAAAAGGACAGTAACCAAATCAGACTAGTCCTGACTCGTAAATTTTATAATTGCAGTTTGTAACTGCACTAACTGAAATGGGTGTTCATGTAAATTAATGACATAGGGGCATGAATATATATGCCTCTCTTAGTGAGCAGTAGccctttttttttacttcaagTAACCATCCTTCAGTGTACCAGTGTGAGTAGTAACTATATGTCAGGGTACCAATATGAGTACGCTCACAGACACTTGACTATTCTCGACAATTCTTAGCACtgctaaaaaaaatcaaacatggcGGTGCAAATGATGCAACATAATAAGAAAATTAGACATGGTTACCTAACAATTTGTAGGATTAATTCCAGTTGTCCTACTACCAGAGCacaattaatattatttatttcccaTACTATCTTTACCAGCTGAAGTTACCATTTGCATTTCTGAACAAAACTAACCTCGTCTATGAGGAAATCAAGGATGTAGATTAACTGGAAGGTGACCACCAGGAGGAAAGACAAGGAGAGGGAACCATTGGTCTCTATTGCTGTCAGAACATAGCTCAAATCCATCATTGCCTGCACTCAAAAAGGACAAGAGAAAGTAACAACAATTGTCAAGTAGCAGTAACATTTTTGGATAACTAGTATACAAAATActtggtgtttttttaaaatctatttctttTAATAGAAATTCTGGAGTGGTTgttttaaaagggtggtggtgcttgaagttttcttctgttaaccatggtcaCTGCCAAGGAAACGTGCCGttatcattgcattgcatcaaaagggcttcacaggcaaggatattgctgcttgtaagatagcacctaaacaaccatttatcgaatcaagAACTTAAAGGaaagaggttcaattgcagtgaagaaggcttcagggtgctCAAGAAAGCCCCAGGACCATCTCCttaagaggatgcagctatgggatgCTGCATCTATAGTGCTGACCAGTAGCAGCACTCTGCTAAACACACTGCTGCCCTTCACCACGCCATAGTGCCACAGACTCACAAGCAGCACCGCAGACACCACAAACGTGCAAACCTGGCAGGCGGCAACAGGGGTGTCTTAATGCAGGGCTCCAGATTAGCCTGCTGAACTAGCTCACACTAGTCCTGAAACAGGAGGTTGTTTTCTATGGAAGCCCATGGGGGGAATCTGTTTTGACCTACTTTATTTAGCAGCACATGttacaaaaaagtaaacatttttcatttatgtttatacaGCCCTACTGATGCTATGATctcagtttttttattttattttatttatttatttatttttttaattttttttttttagtgaagAGAATTGCCTGAATCTCTGAGCTCACCATTCAGGCTGTACTTAAACCATGAGTAATGACAGAAACTAATAACTACCTATGATTCATAACATATGACTACTGCATCTGTCCTCTGTAGTGATATAGAAGTACAGTAAAAGCCATACTATTtccataatttaattaattaccatggcaacagtagTATCTGGACATTACCTTCATGAGATCAATCCTTCCATTGTGGGGATTGGGTGACACATTTCAAATAAGAATTCATTTCACTTGTCACATCAAAGCTTAGAGATGTTTTATGCTCGTGCTGagattaaaacaacaacaaccccccacaaaaatatcaaggacagactgacattctgcagaaagtatagggattggactacagaggactggggtaaagttattttctgtgatgaagcccccttcagactgtttgggacatctggacaaatgattgtccggaaaagaaaaggtgagcgctgcCATGAgtctgtgtcatgccaacagtaaggcatcctgagaccattcatgtgtggggttgcttctcatccaagggagtgggtttactcaaaattttgcctaagaacactgccatgaataaggaatggtatcaaaacatccttcAAGACCAACtactcccaatgatccaggagcaatttgtgAGGAGCAATGCTTTTCCCAGCATGACTTAGCACCATGTCActaggcaaaagtgataaccaagtggttcagtgaacaaaacattgacattttgggtccatggccaggaaactttccagatctcaatcccattgagaacctgtgtcCAATCCtcaaagagggtggacaaacaaaaatacagaaactgatcaactccaagcactgattaggcaagaatgggttgccatcagtcaagattttgcccagaaactGATATCCAGCATGTTTTGCAGAAGTcataaaaaagaagggtcaacactgtaaatattaactCTTTGCTTGAACTGGATGTGTTTGTCaataaaacgtttttaaaaCTTGAAATGCTTAAGactgtacttcactatactatGTAAACAtgtgacaaaaggatctaaaaaaactgaggcagtaaactttgtgaaaaccaaaatttgtcagtctcaaaacgtttggccatgactgtatagtctacactcactcacccagcCAATGAAGCCAATTCTGACCATAGCAAATTGCTTCATGTCAATTCTGCCCACACGAGGGTCGATTTCCTTGCCCAATGCAAACTCCTGCAGGAAACTTCCTAAATGGAAGAACACCATTATAATTACacagaaatataattttgcatTCCATCAGAATGAGTCATGTGAAAACTACATTAATAACCACCAAAAAGcattatttgaatttttaaatactttttattgTGACACAAATGTGTCAATGATCTCTTAAGTGAATGGGGAGGTACTGGgccctgtgtgtgagtgtgcatgtgtccgtgCTACCTGTATTACCACTGTAAGGCTGCTGAGAGTAGTGGGCCGAGCCTGGACGGAGGTACAGCCACAGGCTCAGCAGGGTAGACATGGCAAGTCCGGCACTGACCAGTGGCAGCACTCTGCTAGACACACTGCTGCCTCTCACCATGCCACAGTGCCACAGACCCATGAGCAGCACAGCAGACACCACGAATGCATGCAAACCTGGCAGGTGGCAACAGGGATGTCTTAATGCAGGGCTCCAGATTAGCCTGCTGAACTAGCTCACACTAGTCCTGAAATAGGAGGTTGTTTTCTACGGAAGCCCATGGGAGGAATCTGTTTTGACCTACTTTATTTAGCAGCGCATGTTTACAAAATagttaacaaataaacaacagatTTCTCTGCTTTATATGGCATAAAAaagtgtaattttatatataacgtttttatttatgtttatgtatatacagcCCCACTAATGCTATGatctcagtttttttttagtgaAGAGAATTGCCTGAATCTCTGAGCTCACCATTCAGGCTGTACTTCAAGCGTTTGTCATGACACCCCATCTTGCCCTCTGCAACCTACTCAAAGGAAGAACCATGAGTAATGACAGAAACTAATAACTAATCTGGCTATGATTCATAACATATCACTACTGCATCTGTCCTCTGTAGTGGTACAGAAGTAAAATCTTTGCCATGCTTTTgccataatttaaataattatcatGGCAACAGTAGAATCTGGACATTACCTTCATGGGATCAACCCTTCCATTGTGGGTGCAGGGTGACACATTTCAAATAAGAATTCATTTAACTTTTCACATCAAATCTTAGAGTTGTTTTATGCTCATGCTGAGATTAAAACAATGACATTCCCCCACTCCACTTAATTCTGCTGTAAAATTGTATCTATTCCAGATGTCATTAAAGAAGATATTAATGGTGAAATCAAGGCTATGTTTACACAGAGTTCCAAATTCACAGATTCCCAGCTGCAGTCCTGATGGCCCCCCTGTGCTGTGTTCATGTCAGGTCTTTACCAGAAGAATCAGGGGTATAATTGAAAGAAAAGCATGAAAGGGTGGAGTAGAAGGTAGACCTGTGACTGGAGTTAGTatggcaaaaaaataataaaaaagcatttGCTTTCACTCACCCGTCCTATGGGAAGATAGTACAACACTGCCTGTAATATAGTGAACACCACTACTATAGCAGCAGCTGTCCAGTCCCAGAGGCGGGTTCTTTCCAGATTACTTAGAACCCAGGCTTCAGAGGGGGGGTGACATGCATCCAGGAACAGTATCAGTGAAGaagtaaaaaatacacacactaaaaacaagtctgacacacacacacatacacacacacgcacacacacacacaaaatcatcaGGCTttcaggataaaaaaaaaaaattgcatcttcaaccaaaaatgatttttaatctCCATTTTTCTCACAACACACTTGCTGTTTGTATTTACATTCACTGAAAACAGCAACAATGATCAAACTATTCTTGAAATCTTTCCATTGGAGCCTCCGAACATTAAGCATCATTAATGGTCCTTACTGATGTTGCTTCGTTTAGTGTGCACAGAGCGCAAACTGCTTCCACTAGCATCCTTCTGGGGCTGCTGGTTCTTTTCCCCATGAAAACTGTTGCTCTGATGCATCTACCAAATTGGagtaaaaaaacacaaatactgtaTCCTTTCTTCCATGAGAATTTACTAAGAAATTGATTTATAGACACATTTCTGCATATATTTTAGTCTTAGAcctatattaaaataattaacaaaattatCATGCACAGTGAAACAGAATTCAAAGCTGAGCTATTTAACTGAAAAATTGCTCCACGCTTGCCTTCACTTTTatcacatttaacattttatattctgGTAATAATAaattgggtcttttttttttttcaattgaaAGGAAGTCATACCTTAAATAAATATAAGCCCACTCTGACTGATCTACAGCAAGTGCTTACCTTCTTGGAGATAAATGTTGTGAACTGTGACTTACTACTGAAATGAGTACTTGGTATTGAATCATTCATCAGGGTCTTAGCAACTTGAAAAAGAGAACATAATGCTATTGCATTGGTGTTGGCAAGTTATGAAAACCATTGCATCAGTTCACTCGCCAACTGACAAGTTGCACTAATCGTTTCCATCAGAAATGCATATATGAGGGAAGAACATTAGGTACTCAAGTGTCTTACATTGTGAATGATCATTTAACCCGACATCACAAGCAGATAACACATATAATCAGACTTCTATTGAAAAAAGGTTTAATTATACAAATCAACCTCATGTATCAAACATTCCGTTCCAAATGTCTAGCAACAAATGGGACCAAACAGGACTATTAGAAAGTAATTAAAGAACTGTGTCTTAGAAGAATgatcaaaaaagtaaaaagaatgaCTAATAATAGAAAGAACAATGAAAAGAAGGAAGTCATACCTTAAATAAATATAAGCCCACTCTGACTGATCTACAGCAAGTGCTTACCTTCTTGGAGATAAATGTTGTGAACTGTGACCTACTACTGAAATGAGTATTTGGTATTGAATCATTCATCAGGGTCTTAGCGACCTGAGAAAGAGAACATAATGTTATTGCATTCGTGTTGGCAATTTATGAAAACCATTGCATCAGTTCACTCGCCAACTGACGAGTTGCACTAATCATTTcccattttaaatgcatatatGAGGGAAGAACATTAGGTACTCAAGTGTCTTACATTGTGAATGATCATTTAACCCAACATCACAAGCAGATAACACATATAATCAGACTTCTATTGAAAAAAGGTTTAATTATAAAAATCAACCTCATGTATCAAATATTCAGTTCCAAATGTCTAGCAACAAATGGGACCAAACCGGACTATTAGAAAGTAATTAAAGAACTGTGTCTTAGAAGAATgatcaaaaaagtaaaaagaatgactaataatagaaataacaaTGAGAAGAAATCATATCCCTAAGATAAGTTGCATTTTATTGAAATGAAGTACAATAAATGGTATTGTAGTTCAATAATGGTATtaggtaaaaacaaacaaacaaacaaacaaacaaacaaaaaaaaacaggcctcATAATAATTCTATTTTGTGATTAGCTTTTGATAAATGCAGTGGTTGTCTCGTGGACAGATTACAGAGTCCAAAACAGTAAAAGACAAAATGCTTATCACGTTAACATAGCATCATGGCTCGTTGGTCTAGGGGTATGATTCTCGCTTTGGGTGCGAGAGGTCCCGGGTTCAAATCCCGGACGAGCccatgtggtttttttttcccgcttgagttaaatatttgcattgtgATAAGACCATGGCTCGATTTCAAGGGGCGAGCGAAGGAATTACAGCTTCTCAATTGTCGATTTTATAATTCTATTCACTAACGCAAAATACGCTTTTGCGTAATGTACCCAATTACTTATTTATGTAGTGACATTTTGTTCTGATATTTAATATCAGTGATATTTATTTCGCTCTCTGATTTAACTTGGCTTCGTTAACGCTAGCCATACTACTGCCCAAATATGTAGCGTTAGATCATTTCTAACATTACACATTTGTATATAAGTCAGCACAGATGGCCGGTTAGCTCAGTTGGTTAGAGCGTGGTGCTAATAACGCCAAGGTCGCGGGTTCGATCCCCGTACGGGCCACTTTATAATTTTCGTAAAATTATCATATTAGATGAAACTTTATTGTCACTCAGCAAAGTACAAATAGTAAGATAACCAAATACAGTTAGCGAATAACCTCAAGTGCAAATAGC
Encoded here:
- the si:ch1073-429i10.1 gene encoding delta(14)-sterol reductase TM7SF2 isoform X4; this translates as MIQYQVLISVMHQSNSFHGEKNQQPQKDASGSSLRSVHTKRSNINLFLVCVFFTSSLILFLDACHPPSEAWVLSNLERTRLWDWTAAAIVVVFTILQAVLYYLPIGRVAEGKMGCHDKRLKYSLNGLHAFVVSAVLLMGLWHCGMVRGSSVSSRVLPLVSAGLAMSTLLSLWLYLRPGSAHYSQQPYSGNTGSFLQEFALGKEIDPRVGRIDMKQFAMVRIGFIGWAMMDLSYVLTAIETNGSLSLSFLLVVTFQLIYILDFLIDEDSVLPTKEFTEESVGFLMILGEYIWIPIFSSLPIYFLLHRPNHIDFLSAIPILLLFGIGFLFYYLSNEQKSGFRKNPNNPAYAHLKVIESPSGENLMVSGWFGWVRHPNYLGDILMMFAWCLPCGFTSLVPYLPVIQCINLLRQRANEIEASCQEKHGEAWHEYCRRVPYKVLPYIY
- the si:ch1073-429i10.1 gene encoding delta(14)-sterol reductase TM7SF2 isoform X2 translates to MNDSIPNTHFSSRSQFTTFISKKMHQSNSFHGEKNQQPQKDASGSSLRSVHTKRSNINLFLVCVFFTSSLILFLDACHPPSEAWVLSNLERTRLWDWTAAAIVVVFTILQAVLYYLPIGRVAEGKMGCHDKRLKYSLNGLHAFVVSAVLLMGLWHCGMVRGSSVSSRVLPLVSAGLAMSTLLSLWLYLRPGSAHYSQQPYSGNTGSFLQEFALGKEIDPRVGRIDMKQFAMVRIGFIGWAMMDLSYVLTAIETNGSLSLSFLLVVTFQLIYILDFLIDEDSVLPTKEFTEESVGFLMILGEYIWIPIFSSLPIYFLLHRPNHIDFLSAIPILLLFGIGFLFYYLSNEQKSGFRKNPNNPAYAHLKVIESPSGENLMVSGWFGWVRHPNYLGDILMMFAWCLPCGFTSLVPYLPVIQCINLLRQRANEIEASCQEKHGEAWHEYCRRVPYKVLPYIY
- the si:ch1073-429i10.1 gene encoding delta(14)-sterol reductase TM7SF2 isoform X3, with the translated sequence MNDSIPSTHFSSKSQFTTFISKKMHQSNSFHGEKNQQPQKDASGSSLRSVHTKRSNINLFLVCVFFTSSLILFLDACHPPSEAWVLSNLERTRLWDWTAAAIVVVFTILQAVLYYLPIGRVAEGKMGCHDKRLKYSLNGLHAFVVSAVLLMGLWHCGMVRGSSVSSRVLPLVSAGLAMSTLLSLWLYLRPGSAHYSQQPYSGSFLQEFALGKEIDPRVGRIDMKQFAMVRIGFIGWAMMDLSYVLTAIETNGSLSLSFLLVVTFQLIYILDFLIDEDSVLPTKEFTEESVGFLMILGEYIWIPIFSSLPIYFLLHRPNHIDFLSAIPILLLFGIGFLFYYLSNEQKSGFRKNPNNPAYAHLKVIESPSGENLMVSGWFGWVRHPNYLGDILMMFAWCLPCGFTSLVPYLPVIQCINLLRQRANEIEASCQEKHGEAWHEYCRRVPYKVLPYIY
- the si:ch1073-429i10.1 gene encoding delta(14)-sterol reductase TM7SF2 isoform X5 yields the protein MHQSNSFHGEKNQQPQKDASGSSLRSVHTKRSNINLFLVCVFFTSSLILFLDACHPPSEAWVLSNLERTRLWDWTAAAIVVVFTILQAVLYYLPIGRVAEGKMGCHDKRLKYSLNGLHAFVVSAVLLMGLWHCGMVRGSSVSSRVLPLVSAGLAMSTLLSLWLYLRPGSAHYSQQPYSGNTGSFLQEFALGKEIDPRVGRIDMKQFAMVRIGFIGWAMMDLSYVLTAIETNGSLSLSFLLVVTFQLIYILDFLIDEDSVLPTKEFTEESVGFLMILGEYIWIPIFSSLPIYFLLHRPNHIDFLSAIPILLLFGIGFLFYYLSNEQKSGFRKNPNNPAYAHLKVIESPSGENLMVSGWFGWVRHPNYLGDILMMFAWCLPCGFTSLVPYLPVIQCINLLRQRANEIEASCQEKHGEAWHEYCRRVPYKVLPYIY
- the si:ch1073-429i10.1 gene encoding delta(14)-sterol reductase TM7SF2 isoform X1; the protein is MNDSIPSTHFSSKSQFTTFISKKMHQSNSFHGEKNQQPQKDASGSSLRSVHTKRSNINLFLVCVFFTSSLILFLDACHPPSEAWVLSNLERTRLWDWTAAAIVVVFTILQAVLYYLPIGRVAEGKMGCHDKRLKYSLNGLHAFVVSAVLLMGLWHCGMVRGSSVSSRVLPLVSAGLAMSTLLSLWLYLRPGSAHYSQQPYSGNTGSFLQEFALGKEIDPRVGRIDMKQFAMVRIGFIGWAMMDLSYVLTAIETNGSLSLSFLLVVTFQLIYILDFLIDEDSVLPTKEFTEESVGFLMILGEYIWIPIFSSLPIYFLLHRPNHIDFLSAIPILLLFGIGFLFYYLSNEQKSGFRKNPNNPAYAHLKVIESPSGENLMVSGWFGWVRHPNYLGDILMMFAWCLPCGFTSLVPYLPVIQCINLLRQRANEIEASCQEKHGEAWHEYCRRVPYKVLPYIY